The Trinickia acidisoli genome includes a window with the following:
- a CDS encoding TetR/AcrR family transcriptional regulator, which translates to MRYSIEHKHETRERILDAAARLFRREGYGGSGIGPLTKEAGVTNGAFYGHFKSKSEAFRAVVLSGMEQLREAIATLKAEHGARWRRPFVAFYLGPRRTCELGESCALPSLSPEVMRADDETRAAYEKALLAIIEEVSSGLSDVPGSGRCDRSDRDDRAIALLALLSGGVTVARAVRDPALSERIANAVVRYATALTEGATRD; encoded by the coding sequence ATGCGCTATTCGATCGAACACAAGCACGAGACCCGCGAGCGGATTCTGGACGCCGCCGCCCGGCTGTTCCGGCGCGAGGGTTACGGCGGCTCCGGCATCGGTCCGCTGACGAAGGAAGCCGGCGTGACCAACGGCGCGTTCTATGGACACTTCAAGTCCAAGAGCGAAGCGTTTCGCGCCGTGGTGCTGTCGGGCATGGAGCAATTGAGGGAAGCGATCGCGACGCTGAAGGCCGAGCACGGCGCGCGCTGGCGCCGTCCGTTCGTGGCGTTCTATCTGGGCCCTCGCCGGACTTGCGAACTGGGTGAAAGTTGCGCGCTGCCGAGCCTTTCGCCGGAGGTCATGCGCGCCGACGACGAGACGCGAGCGGCGTATGAAAAGGCGCTGCTGGCGATCATCGAGGAAGTGTCGTCCGGGCTGAGCGACGTGCCGGGTAGCGGCCGCTGCGACCGCAGCGATCGCGACGACCGTGCCATCGCGCTGCTTGCGCTGCTGTCGGGAGGCGTCACGGTGGCGCGCGCCGTCCGTGATCCGGCGCTGTCGGAACGCATAGCGAACGCGGTCGTTCGCTATGCGACCGCGCTCACGGAAGGTGCGACGCGCGACTAG
- a CDS encoding DUF1176 domain-containing protein — translation MTRLLRCLGLACALFAPWAVAPASAAGKKHDDTYVGDFKGWEVVCDNVTRCTAEGTDDSGSGNSLVVWLQRDAGPDGAAKLQIAADTPLDANRMRLDGHPFAVDRSKWTLWQDKDAQTYGYRLATEDAGTVSAWVAAARDAGTVSFGDPAAAATPKLSLAGLSAALLAIDDRQGRIGTVTAWRRAGSSPASAVPVAKPLPVIGPATPGPSLSDAERQRLIKSTFAQFHADVDRCDVGLDDDDVKGALRHGSTAGALSDSEALVSLGCGDSSAYNPTSLWYRVSRHSPFSAKPFAPGEDAKSGNDDDAPPNQLTSADYDASKGEFEIFDRVRGIGDCGDLMTWIFDGAKFVMARRRFEGACAGVFVDDWPSLYRTKEK, via the coding sequence ATGACGAGACTATTGCGGTGCCTTGGTTTGGCGTGTGCGCTATTCGCGCCGTGGGCGGTCGCGCCCGCGTCGGCGGCCGGCAAGAAGCACGACGACACCTACGTCGGCGATTTCAAAGGGTGGGAAGTCGTGTGCGATAACGTCACCCGCTGCACGGCCGAAGGCACCGACGACAGCGGCAGCGGCAACAGCCTCGTCGTTTGGCTGCAGCGTGACGCAGGGCCCGATGGCGCGGCAAAACTACAGATTGCGGCCGACACGCCGCTCGACGCGAATCGAATGCGCTTGGACGGCCATCCGTTTGCCGTAGATAGGTCGAAATGGACCCTATGGCAAGACAAGGATGCGCAGACCTACGGCTATCGGCTGGCGACCGAGGATGCAGGCACCGTCTCGGCATGGGTGGCCGCCGCTCGCGATGCGGGCACGGTGAGCTTCGGCGATCCGGCAGCGGCGGCTACGCCGAAGCTCTCGCTCGCAGGCTTGAGCGCCGCGCTGCTCGCCATCGACGACCGGCAGGGGCGAATCGGCACGGTGACGGCTTGGCGGCGTGCGGGAAGCAGCCCCGCGTCGGCCGTGCCCGTGGCGAAGCCTTTACCCGTGATCGGGCCTGCAACGCCGGGGCCGAGTCTCTCGGACGCCGAGCGGCAACGGCTGATCAAGTCGACGTTCGCCCAGTTTCACGCCGACGTCGACCGCTGCGACGTTGGCCTCGACGATGACGACGTGAAAGGGGCGCTTCGCCACGGCAGCACGGCCGGTGCACTATCGGACAGCGAAGCGCTCGTATCGCTCGGATGCGGAGACAGCAGCGCGTATAACCCGACCAGCCTTTGGTACCGGGTGTCGCGTCATTCGCCGTTTTCCGCGAAGCCCTTCGCTCCTGGCGAGGACGCCAAGAGCGGCAACGACGACGATGCTCCGCCCAACCAACTGACGAGTGCCGATTACGACGCGAGCAAGGGTGAATTCGAGATCTTCGATCGGGTACGCGGTATCGGCGATTGCGGCGATTTGATGACTTGGATTTTCGACGGCGCGAAGTTCGTCATGGCCCGGCGGCGATTCGAAGGCGCGTGCGCGGGCGTCTTCGTTGACGACTGGCCGTCGCTCTATCGCACGAAGGAGAAGTGA
- the fabI gene encoding enoyl-ACP reductase FabI: protein MGFLAGKRILLTGLLSNRSIAYGIAQACKREGAELAFTYVGDRFKDRVTEFAAEFGSELVFPCDVADDAQIEALFASLGQHWATLDGLVHSIGFAPREAIAGDFLEGMTREGFRIAHDISAYSFPALAKAALPMLSQNASLLTLSYLGAEKVIPNYNTMGVAKAALEACVRYMAGSVGPKGVRVNGISAGPIKTLAASGIKGFGKILDFVENAAPLKRNVTIEQVGNVAAFLLSDLASGVTAEIMHVDSGFNAVVGGMAIEAAE from the coding sequence ATGGGCTTCCTCGCTGGAAAACGCATTTTGCTGACCGGTCTGCTGTCGAACCGCTCGATCGCCTACGGCATCGCGCAAGCCTGCAAACGCGAAGGCGCCGAGCTCGCCTTCACGTATGTCGGCGATCGGTTCAAAGACCGCGTCACCGAATTCGCCGCTGAATTCGGCAGCGAACTCGTGTTTCCGTGCGACGTCGCCGACGACGCGCAGATCGAAGCACTCTTCGCTTCGCTGGGGCAGCACTGGGCGACACTCGACGGCCTGGTTCACTCGATCGGCTTCGCGCCGCGCGAGGCGATCGCCGGCGATTTTCTCGAAGGCATGACGCGCGAGGGCTTTCGCATCGCGCACGACATCTCGGCGTACAGCTTCCCCGCCCTCGCCAAGGCCGCACTGCCGATGCTGTCGCAGAACGCCTCGTTGCTGACGCTCTCGTATCTCGGCGCCGAGAAGGTCATTCCGAACTACAACACGATGGGCGTCGCCAAGGCCGCGCTCGAAGCGTGCGTGCGCTACATGGCCGGATCGGTCGGACCGAAGGGAGTGCGCGTCAACGGCATCTCGGCGGGCCCGATCAAGACGCTGGCCGCGAGCGGCATCAAAGGCTTCGGCAAGATTCTCGACTTCGTCGAAAACGCTGCGCCGCTCAAGCGCAACGTGACCATCGAGCAAGTCGGCAATGTCGCCGCGTTCTTGTTGTCCGATCTCGCGAGCGGCGTGACGGCCGAGATCATGCACGTCGACAGCGGCTTCAACGCCGTCGTCGGTGGGATGGCGATCGAAGCGGCCGAGTGA